Proteins encoded in a region of the Streptomyces violaceoruber genome:
- the gcl gene encoding glyoxylate carboligase, protein MARMTAARAAVEILKREGVTDAFGVPGAAINPFYAALKASGGVQHTLARHVEGASHMAEGYTRTHPGNIGVCIGTSGPAGTDMITGLYSAIGDSIPILCITGQAPTAVIHKEDFQAVDIASIAKPVTKMAVTVLEAAQVPGVFQQAFHLMRSGRPGPVLIDLPIDVQTTEIEFDPETYEPLPVYRPAATRAQIEKAIGLLNAAERPLIVAGGGVINADAADLLVEFAELTGTPVVPTLMGWGLLPDDHELNAGMVGLQTSHRYGNATFLESDFVLGIGNRWANRHTGKLDVYTAGRKFVHVDVEPTQIGKIFAPDYGIASDAKAALKLFVEVARELKAAGRLPDRSAWAASAQERKATLQRRTHFDDIPIKPQRVYEEMNKAFGPETRYVSTIGLSQIAGAQMLHVYRPRHWINCGQAGPLGWTVPAALGVAKADPDAQVVALSGDYDFQFMLEELAVGAQHRIPYVHVLVNNSYLGLIRQAQRAFDIDFQVNLEFENINSPELGVYGVDHVKVAEGLGCKAIRVTDPNELGAALEQAKKLAAEHRVPVVVEAILERVTNISMSGTNDISNVVEFEELATEPGHAPTAVRTLKV, encoded by the coding sequence ATGGCTCGTATGACCGCTGCCCGAGCGGCAGTTGAGATCCTCAAGCGCGAGGGCGTCACCGACGCGTTCGGTGTGCCCGGTGCGGCGATCAACCCCTTCTACGCGGCGCTCAAGGCGTCCGGCGGTGTGCAGCACACCCTCGCCCGTCACGTCGAGGGCGCCTCGCACATGGCCGAGGGCTACACCCGCACCCACCCCGGCAACATCGGCGTCTGCATCGGCACCTCGGGCCCGGCCGGCACCGACATGATCACCGGTCTCTACTCGGCGATCGGCGACTCGATCCCGATCCTGTGCATCACCGGCCAGGCACCGACCGCCGTGATCCACAAGGAGGACTTCCAGGCCGTCGACATCGCCTCCATCGCCAAGCCGGTGACGAAGATGGCGGTCACCGTCCTGGAGGCCGCGCAGGTCCCCGGGGTCTTCCAGCAGGCGTTCCACCTGATGCGCTCCGGCCGGCCCGGACCGGTCCTGATCGACCTGCCGATCGACGTCCAGACGACCGAGATCGAGTTCGACCCGGAGACCTACGAGCCGCTTCCGGTCTACCGGCCCGCCGCCACCCGCGCCCAGATCGAGAAGGCGATCGGCCTGCTCAACGCCGCCGAGCGGCCGCTGATCGTGGCCGGCGGCGGTGTCATCAACGCCGACGCGGCCGACCTGCTCGTGGAGTTCGCCGAGCTGACCGGCACCCCGGTCGTGCCGACCCTGATGGGCTGGGGCCTGCTGCCCGACGACCACGAGCTGAACGCCGGCATGGTCGGCCTGCAGACCTCGCACCGCTACGGCAACGCGACCTTCCTGGAGTCCGACTTCGTCCTCGGCATCGGCAACCGCTGGGCCAACCGCCACACCGGCAAGCTGGACGTCTACACCGCCGGGCGGAAGTTCGTCCACGTCGACGTCGAGCCGACCCAGATCGGCAAGATCTTCGCCCCGGACTACGGCATCGCCTCCGACGCCAAGGCGGCCCTGAAGCTGTTCGTCGAGGTCGCGCGCGAGCTGAAGGCGGCCGGCAGGCTGCCCGACCGCTCCGCGTGGGCCGCCTCCGCGCAGGAGCGCAAGGCCACCCTCCAGCGCCGTACGCACTTCGACGACATCCCGATCAAGCCGCAGCGCGTCTACGAGGAGATGAACAAGGCCTTCGGACCGGAGACCCGGTACGTCTCCACCATCGGCCTCTCCCAGATCGCCGGCGCCCAGATGCTGCACGTCTACCGGCCGCGGCACTGGATCAACTGCGGCCAGGCCGGCCCGCTCGGCTGGACCGTCCCGGCCGCCCTCGGCGTCGCCAAGGCCGACCCGGACGCCCAGGTCGTGGCGCTCTCCGGCGACTACGACTTCCAGTTCATGCTGGAGGAGCTGGCCGTCGGCGCGCAGCACCGGATCCCGTACGTGCACGTCCTGGTGAACAACTCCTACCTGGGCCTGATCCGCCAGGCGCAGCGGGCGTTCGACATCGACTTCCAGGTCAACCTGGAGTTCGAGAACATCAACTCGCCCGAGCTGGGCGTCTACGGCGTCGACCACGTCAAGGTCGCCGAGGGCCTGGGCTGCAAGGCGATCCGGGTGACCGACCCGAACGAGCTGGGCGCGGCCCTGGAGCAGGCCAAGAAGCTGGCCGCCGAGCACCGGGTGCCGGTCGTCGTCGAGGCGATCCTGGAGCGCGTCACCAACATCTCCATGTCGGGCACCAACGACATCTCCAACGTGGTGGAGTTCGAGGAGCTGGCCACGGAGCCGGGGCACGCCCCGACCGCGGTCAGGACGCTGAAGGTCTGA